One window of Papaver somniferum cultivar HN1 chromosome 9, ASM357369v1, whole genome shotgun sequence genomic DNA carries:
- the LOC113311519 gene encoding FBD-associated F-box protein At4g10400-like, which produces MNFVDGTLDRRNTSNVEKFSLVSNHKLDGNRFHSWISTLIKGNVKDLYLCLYGDDDKYPLLIPPSLFTCESLTSLELSLHCDFKFPKYICFPKLKCLKLHSFKFTDECWNQELFSNSPVLEELILNYCTIRMKYFSISIPTLKLLEINTWAMEATGLGQCALKIHAPSLVKFTYKEKEYILSSFPTPEEAVLCLFIKIGCADLSLLLQALAHVKCLTVYDRAVQSIYSADDLSNNSLKLRGVKMLKIYDNLFATDQELIALLKALPNLESLVFQMASA; this is translated from the exons atgaattttgttgATGGAACATTGGATCGTCGTAATACGTCTAACGTAGAAAAGTTCTCTCTCGTCAGCAACCACAAGTTGGATGGGAATCGGTTTCATTCTTGGATTTCTACTTTAATAAAGGGTAACGTTAAAGATCTATATCTATGCTTATACGGAGATGATGACAAGTACCCCTTGTTGATTCCCCCATCTCTTTTTACTTGTGAATCACTGACATCGTTGGAGCTAAGTCTACACTGTGATTTCAAATTTCCTAAGTATATCTGTTTTCCAAAACTCAAGTGCCTTAAACTCCATTCTTTTAAATTCACCGATGAATGCTGGAATCAGGAACTCTTTTCAAATTCCCCTGTCCTTGAAGAATTGATTCTGAACTACTGCACCATTCGTATGAAATATTTTTCTATCTCAATTCCTACACTGAAACTCTTGGAAATTAATACTTGGGCAATGGAGGCAACTGGTTTAGGACAATGTGCTCTCAAAATTCATGCACCAAGTCTTGTTAAGTTTACCTACAAGGAAAAAGAATATATTTTGTCTAGCTTCCCAACACCGGAGGAAGCAGTCCTTTGCTTATTCATTAAAATAGGTTGTGCAGATTTAAGTCTTTTACTTCAAGCCCTTGCACATGTAAAATGTCTAACAGTTTATGATCGAGCTGTACAG TCTATCTACTCAGCAGACGATCTGTCCAACAATTCGCTGAAACTTCGTGGTGTCAAAATGCTGAAAATATATGACAACTTATTTGCCACTGATCAAGAACTAATTGCTTTGCTAAAAGCGCTACCTAATCTGGAGTCGCTCGTATTTCAGATGGCAAGTGCTTAG